In Ruegeria sp. YS9, the genomic window GCCTCGATCATCGGGGCTGAACATTTCTATGATCCGGTCCATGCTCGGATTTACGAAGTGGCCTCGGCCCGTATTGCAAAGAATGCGCTCGCCTCGCCCGTGACGCTCAAATCGTTCATGGCCGAGGATGAGGGTCTGAAGGAACTGGGCGGTCCCGCCTATCTGGTCAAACTGGCCGGCGCTTCGATCAGCGCATTCGCGGTGCACGACTATGCCCAGATGATCTATGACCTTGCCATCCGGCGCGAGCTGATCCGGCTGGGCCGCGACATCTCGGACAAGGCGGCGCGGGTCGATGTCTCGAGCGAGCCAAAAGAACAGATCGTCGAGGCCGAGCAGCAGCTTTATCAGCTGTCCGAGCAGGGCCAGACCGAACAAGGCTTTCAATCCTTCCTCAAGGCCGTCACCGAAGCCGTCAACGTCACCAACGAGGCCTACCAGCGTGGCGGCGGCATGGCCGGGATTTCCACCGGTCTGGCCGATCTGGACAAGCAATTGGGTGGGTTGCACCCGTCCGACCTGATCATTCTGGCCGGGCGTCCATCCATGGGTAAAACCTCGCTGGCCACCAACATCGCCTTCAACGTTGCCAAGGCCTACAAGCGCGGGACCAAGCCCGACGGCAGCGAAGGTGCGATCGATGGCGGCGTTGTCGGCTTCTTCTCACTCGAGATGAGTGCGGAACAGCTTGCAGGCCGGGTTCTGGCGGAAGCCTCGGAGATTTCCAGCCACAAAATCCGTCAGGGCGACATGACCGAGGCCGAATTCCGCCGTTTCGTGGATGCGGCCAAGGAACTGGAAGCCTGCCCTTTGTTTATTGACGACACCCCTGCCTTGCCGATCTCGCAACTTGCCGCCCGGGCACGACGGTTGAAACGGACCCACGGGCTGGACTTGCTGGTCATCGACTATCTACAGCTGTGCCGCGGCATGTCCGACAACCGGGTGAACGAAATCGCCGAGATCTCGATGGGCATGAAAGCCATCGCCAAGGAACTGAACATCCCGGTCGTTGCGCTTTCACAGCTGTCCCGTCAGGTCGAAAGCCGCGACGACAAGCGCCCGCAACTGTCCGACCTGCGCGAATCCGGCTCGATCGAGCAGGACGCCGACGTGGTGATGTTCGTGTTCCGCGAGGAATATTACAAGGAACGGGAAAAGCCCGGCGATCACGAACTGGAAAAGATGGAAGAGTGGAAGCAGGCGATGGAACGTCTGCACGGCAAGGCCGAAGTCATCGTCGGCAAGCAACGTCACGGGCCCATCGGTACGGTCGAATTGTCGTTCGAGGCACAATTCACCCGCTTTGGCAATCTGGTCAAGCCCTGGCAACAGGGCGGTGAAATCGAGGGTTATTGATCGCGTAAAGAACGCCCGCCCCGTGCTGGACACGCCAAGCGCTTTGGTGTTTTCCCTGCCCGGTGTTAACGTGACGGTGTCGTTCAACCAAAACGTGCCATTTCCGCCCGGAGACCCACAGATTTGCCCGCGATCATATCGGAAATAAGATATCGCAACGGCCCGAACTTTGCTCCGGACGGAGATTACATTGAAATCCGTGTCCCCGTCGGAACCGATGTCACCGGGTTGCAGGTCGATGTTTACAACGCCAACGGCTCGGTACGCAGTTCGACGGATGTCGACACCGGAACGATGACCACCGTGGGCGGGTTCGACTATTACGTGATTTCGGCGCGCATCAACCGATTAGGGGCGGTCTCTCTTTCTGACAATGGTTCGGTTCTCAGCTTTGTATCCTTTGACTCGCAGGTGACAGCGACCCAGGGGCCGGCCAGTGGCCAGACCTCGACCCAGATCGGCAGCAACGGCACGGACGATACCGCGTCGCTGTCATCGAAGGACGGGGTCAACTTTGTCGAGGATCCCAATCCCAGCCCCGGCGCCCCCTGTTTTGCTTCGGACACCCTGATCCTGACGGACCGTGGCGAAATCAGGGTTCAGGATATCTGCCCGGGTGACAGGGTGATGACGACCGGAGACAGCTCGGCAACCGTTCGGCTTGTTCTGTCCCGGCACCTGCGCCAGACCGATCTGTTGAAAACACCCGAACTGCGCCCAGTCCGCATCACGGCCGGCGCCCTGGGGCACGGCCTGCCTCGCCGGGACCTGACGGTTTCACGACAGCACAGAATGCTGGTCCGTTCGGACATCGCGCAGCGCATGTTCGACACAAGAGACGTTTTGGTCTCGGCCATCCGGCTGACAGACCTGCCGGGCGTTTACGTGGATTACGATGCGACGCAGGTGGTTTATCATCACGTTGTCTGTGACCGTCACGTGGTTCTTTTTGCCGAAGGCGCGCCAAGTGAAAGCCTGTTTACCGGCCCCGAAGCTCTCAAATCCCTTCCGCCCGAAGCGTTGCACGAGCTGTTGCAGATTTTTCCGGGTCTCAGCTGCGATAAAGATATGGACCCTGCCTTCTATATCCCCAGCGGCAGACGGCAGAAAAAGCTGGTGGCCCGACATGTCCGGAACAGCAAGGCGATCATAGATCAGGCCCTGTTCTAGGCTGTGGAGCCAAGGCCATCGACCAAAGCGAAAAACCAATCCCACTCACCACAGCGTCGGGTTGTCCAGTGCAGAAACGCATTGCGATGGGCCTTTCAAAGGCTTCAGTTCGTGACCATCCAACGCCTGACCCAACCAGCCATGCGGATGGCTGAGTTTCAGCGGTGGCTGGGCAGTATCCTCGGTGATCTGCACAAATCCCGTTTTGCAATAATAGGCCGGGTCGCCATAGGTCAGTGCCACATCCACACCTGATGCCCGCAAGCGATCCAGACCATAAGAAATCAGCGCCTGTCCAATACCTGTTTTTTGCGAGCCCGTTTGAACGGCCATCGGCGAGAGGATGAACACATTGCGCGTATCCTGCGAAAACGTCATCCGGGAAAAGATGGCACAGCCAAGCAGCTCGTGATCGTTATGCGCCGTGCACACCAGAATGTCTTCAGGCGGCGTGCTGTTGATCAATTCACGTGCGAACGTACCAATTTCTGCGCCCTCTTCCGGCCCTTCCGATGCGGAAAAAACGTCTGCAAAAAAACTTGTGATCTGTGATGGGTCTACGGCCAATCCGCTAGAAAAATCCATGACTTCCTCATTGGTTGACGGTGCGCCCTCGCCTTCGCCGGGACAGAACGATCCTGTTCACAGGATCGCTTTAACTTGGATGTGAAGACAATCCCCGAACCGGGCAATTACAGCGGCAGGTTGCCGAAGCTTCCGATTTTTTGGTGTTTTCCGCCACAACAGACGAAACACCGTCATAAACCGCCAGGTAAATGCGCCATTCCCTCTTGACCTTGGACGGCGCAATGTCATGAACAGTGCCATGAGTACTGCACGTTTGACGATCAATCTTCAGGCGCTCGCCAGCAATTGGCGGGCGCTCGACGCGAAAACCGGGGTCGAAACCGGTGCCGTGGTCAAGGCCGATGCCTACGGGCTGGGCGCCGGGCCCGTCAGCGACACGCTGGCCGAAGAGGGCGTTCGCAAGTTTTTTGTGGCTGCCGCAGAAGAAGGCGCCGCTGTCCGCCAGGCGGTCGGTCCAGGCCCGATGATCTGTGTCTTTTCAGGGCATATGGAAGGCGATACCCAGTTGCTGCTCGCCAACGATCTGACACCATTGATCAATTCGCCAGAGCAGTTCCAACTCCACCAACACGCCCTGCCCAACCATCCGTTCGGCATTCAACTGGACAGTGGCATGAACCGGCTGGGTCTTGAACCCGCCGACTGGGCCGAATTGCGCCCAAAGGCCGAGGCGATGTCACCGGTTGTCATCATGTCCCATCTGGCCTGCGCGGACGAGCCGGACCATCCGATGAACCAGCAGCAGCTTAGAACCTTCCGAGAGATGACCGAAGGTGTCGCCGCGCCGCGTTCTCTGGCCGCGACCGGCGGCATGCTTTTGGGTCCCGAGTTCCATTTCGATTTCTGCCGCCCGGGCATCGGTCTGTACGGCGGCCTGCCCTTTGCGGACGCCAAACCCGTTGTCACGGTCGATCTGCCTGTCATCCAGGTGCGCAAGGTGGCCGTGGGCGAAACTGTTGGTTACGGCAACAGCTGGGTTGCGCGCCGACCCTCTCGTATCGCCACAGTCGCGGCGGGGTATGCAGACGGCCTGCATCGCGCCATCGGCGGCGGCATAGACACCTTCGCCGGCAATCAGCCCTGCCCGGTCGTCGGCCGTATCTCGATGGATCTGATCACGGTGGACGTCACGGACCTGCCGAAAGACCCGGAACGCCTGCGTATCCTGAATGGCCATCAGACCGTCGATGATCTGGCCGAAGCTGCCGGGACAATTGGCTATGAGATCCTCACATCAATGGGCAATCGCTATTCGCGGGGCTATGTGGAATGAACCCTCTCACCGCGCTCGGAGGTCTGGGCCGCACGGTTCTGAGCCTGCTTGCGGCCTTTGGCCGGGTGGCACTGTTCGCGCTTGATGCGATCTCGCATATACTGCGCCCCCCCTTCTATCCGCGCGAATTTGGCATGGCCCTGCTGAACATCGGCTGGCTGTCTCTGCCGGTCGTCGGCCTGACCGCGATTTTCACCGGCGGTGCGCTGGCATTGCAGATCTACGCCGGCGGCGCGCGTTTCAACGCCGAAGCCGTGGTGCCGCAGATCGTGGCCATCGGCATGGTGCGCGAACTTGGCCCGGTTCTGGTCGGGTTGATGATCGCGGCGCGCGTGACATCCTCGATCGCGGCCGAGATCGCCACGATGAAAGTGACCGAACAGATCGACGCGCTGGTCACGCTGTCCACGCATCCGATGAAATACCTCACCGTCCCGCGCGTTCTGGCCGCCCTGATCACAGTGCCTGCTTTGGTGGCCGTGGGTGACATCATCGGAATTGCCGGCGGCTACACCGTGGCCACGCAGAACCTGGGCTTCAACCCGGCGGCCTATCTTAAAAACACCGTGGATTTCCTGGAAACCCGCGACATCGTCTCATCACTGGTCAAAGGCGCGGCCTTCGGCCTGATCGCAGCCACCATGGGCTGCTACTACGGCATGAATTCCGGCCGTGGCGCGCAGGGCGTGGGCCGCGCCACAAAAGGCTCGGTCGAGGCCGCCGCCGTGTTGATCCTGGCTGCAAACTTCGTTCTCAC contains:
- a CDS encoding replicative DNA helicase — its product is MNEISSIEQAAAQIQNAETMPHSIEAEQQLLGAILTNNDLYDRVASIIGAEHFYDPVHARIYEVASARIAKNALASPVTLKSFMAEDEGLKELGGPAYLVKLAGASISAFAVHDYAQMIYDLAIRRELIRLGRDISDKAARVDVSSEPKEQIVEAEQQLYQLSEQGQTEQGFQSFLKAVTEAVNVTNEAYQRGGGMAGISTGLADLDKQLGGLHPSDLIILAGRPSMGKTSLATNIAFNVAKAYKRGTKPDGSEGAIDGGVVGFFSLEMSAEQLAGRVLAEASEISSHKIRQGDMTEAEFRRFVDAAKELEACPLFIDDTPALPISQLAARARRLKRTHGLDLLVIDYLQLCRGMSDNRVNEIAEISMGMKAIAKELNIPVVALSQLSRQVESRDDKRPQLSDLRESGSIEQDADVVMFVFREEYYKEREKPGDHELEKMEEWKQAMERLHGKAEVIVGKQRHGPIGTVELSFEAQFTRFGNLVKPWQQGGEIEGY
- a CDS encoding Hint domain-containing protein; its protein translation is MPAIISEIRYRNGPNFAPDGDYIEIRVPVGTDVTGLQVDVYNANGSVRSSTDVDTGTMTTVGGFDYYVISARINRLGAVSLSDNGSVLSFVSFDSQVTATQGPASGQTSTQIGSNGTDDTASLSSKDGVNFVEDPNPSPGAPCFASDTLILTDRGEIRVQDICPGDRVMTTGDSSATVRLVLSRHLRQTDLLKTPELRPVRITAGALGHGLPRRDLTVSRQHRMLVRSDIAQRMFDTRDVLVSAIRLTDLPGVYVDYDATQVVYHHVVCDRHVVLFAEGAPSESLFTGPEALKSLPPEALHELLQIFPGLSCDKDMDPAFYIPSGRRQKKLVARHVRNSKAIIDQALF
- a CDS encoding GNAT family N-acetyltransferase, translating into MDFSSGLAVDPSQITSFFADVFSASEGPEEGAEIGTFARELINSTPPEDILVCTAHNDHELLGCAIFSRMTFSQDTRNVFILSPMAVQTGSQKTGIGQALISYGLDRLRASGVDVALTYGDPAYYCKTGFVQITEDTAQPPLKLSHPHGWLGQALDGHELKPLKGPSQCVSALDNPTLW
- the alr gene encoding alanine racemase, which produces MSTARLTINLQALASNWRALDAKTGVETGAVVKADAYGLGAGPVSDTLAEEGVRKFFVAAAEEGAAVRQAVGPGPMICVFSGHMEGDTQLLLANDLTPLINSPEQFQLHQHALPNHPFGIQLDSGMNRLGLEPADWAELRPKAEAMSPVVIMSHLACADEPDHPMNQQQLRTFREMTEGVAAPRSLAATGGMLLGPEFHFDFCRPGIGLYGGLPFADAKPVVTVDLPVIQVRKVAVGETVGYGNSWVARRPSRIATVAAGYADGLHRAIGGGIDTFAGNQPCPVVGRISMDLITVDVTDLPKDPERLRILNGHQTVDDLAEAAGTIGYEILTSMGNRYSRGYVE
- a CDS encoding ABC transporter permease, with product MNPLTALGGLGRTVLSLLAAFGRVALFALDAISHILRPPFYPREFGMALLNIGWLSLPVVGLTAIFTGGALALQIYAGGARFNAEAVVPQIVAIGMVRELGPVLVGLMIAARVTSSIAAEIATMKVTEQIDALVTLSTHPMKYLTVPRVLAALITVPALVAVGDIIGIAGGYTVATQNLGFNPAAYLKNTVDFLETRDIVSSLVKGAAFGLIAATMGCYYGMNSGRGAQGVGRATKGSVEAAAVLILAANFVLTGVFFSL